The following coding sequences lie in one Pectobacterium sp. A5351 genomic window:
- the bioA gene encoding adenosylmethionine--8-amino-7-oxononanoate transaminase has translation MNLEDIAFDQRHIWHPYTSMTKPLPCYPVVAACGVELHLDDGRRLIDGMSSWWAAIHGYNHPAINQAVQTQLNQMSHVMFGGITHPAAVALCRQLVDITPDGLECVFLADSGSVAVEVAMKMALQYWQACGETRQRFLTLCHGYHGDTFGAMSVCDPQNSMHSLYQGYLPTHLFVDAPPCDTLSEGAFADEWQETDIAPLQAMLSEHAHEIAAVILEPIVQGAGGMRFYHPAYLSRVRELCDQWDILLIADEIATGFGRTGRLFACEHAGISPDIMCLGKALTGGYMTLSATLTTRLIAETISNGSAGCFMHGPTFMGNPLACAAANASLSLLAENRWQQQVQQIERQLREALQPCADSPLVANVRVLGAIGVVETQRPVNMARLQRFFVERGVWIRPFGRLIYLMPPFIIQPDELRRLTDAVCSAIRDEQLFS, from the coding sequence ATGAACCTGGAAGACATTGCTTTTGACCAGCGCCACATTTGGCATCCCTACACCTCAATGACCAAACCGCTTCCCTGCTATCCGGTGGTCGCGGCCTGTGGCGTCGAACTTCATCTGGATGACGGACGTCGCCTGATCGACGGCATGTCATCGTGGTGGGCGGCGATTCACGGTTACAACCATCCGGCAATCAATCAGGCGGTGCAGACGCAGCTCAACCAGATGTCGCACGTGATGTTCGGCGGCATCACCCATCCGGCGGCGGTAGCGCTGTGTCGTCAACTGGTGGACATCACGCCCGATGGTCTGGAATGCGTTTTTCTGGCGGATTCCGGCTCAGTGGCTGTCGAAGTGGCGATGAAAATGGCGCTGCAATATTGGCAAGCATGTGGTGAAACCCGCCAGCGCTTTCTCACCCTGTGTCATGGTTATCACGGTGATACCTTCGGTGCGATGTCCGTGTGCGATCCACAAAATTCGATGCACAGTTTGTATCAGGGTTATCTGCCTACCCACCTGTTTGTCGATGCACCGCCCTGCGATACTCTCAGCGAAGGCGCTTTTGCCGACGAGTGGCAAGAAACCGATATCGCGCCGCTACAGGCGATGCTGTCAGAGCACGCTCATGAAATCGCCGCCGTGATTCTGGAGCCCATCGTGCAAGGGGCGGGCGGAATGCGCTTTTACCACCCAGCCTATCTGAGCAGGGTGCGGGAACTGTGCGACCAATGGGATATTTTGCTGATTGCCGATGAGATCGCCACCGGGTTTGGCCGCACTGGCAGGCTGTTTGCCTGCGAACATGCAGGAATTTCGCCCGACATTATGTGCCTGGGAAAAGCGCTTACCGGCGGTTATATGACGCTCTCCGCCACGCTGACCACCCGGTTGATCGCCGAAACGATCAGCAATGGCTCGGCAGGCTGTTTTATGCACGGCCCCACATTTATGGGTAATCCGCTTGCGTGCGCGGCGGCCAACGCCAGCCTGTCGCTGTTGGCGGAGAACCGCTGGCAGCAGCAGGTACAGCAGATTGAGCGGCAGTTGCGAGAAGCACTGCAACCCTGCGCGGATTCTCCGCTGGTGGCGAACGTTCGCGTGCTGGGCGCTATCGGCGTAGTGGAAACACAGCGTCCGGTTAATATGGCACGACTACAGCGTTTCTTCGTCGAGCGCGGCGTCTGGATTCGTCCTTTTGGTCGACTCATTTATCTGATGCCGCCGTTTATCATTCAGCCTGATGAGCTGCGTAGACTGACCGACGCCGTCTGTTCCGCTATCCGTGACGAACAGCTCTTTAGCTAA
- the bioB gene encoding biotin synthase BioB, with protein sequence MADRIYWTLEQVQDLFNKPFLELMFEAQQVHRLHFDPRQVQVSTLLSIKTGACPEDCKYCPQSSRYRTGIDTERLMQVEQVLESARQAKAAGSTRFCMGAAWKNPHERDMPYLEQMVKGVKEMGMETCMTLGTLHNDQAERLASAGLDFYNHNLDTSPEFYGSIITTRTYQERLDTLDKVRGAGIKVCSGGIVGLGETVRDRAGLLVQLANLPTPPESVPINMLVKVKGTPLAENEDVDPFDFIRTIAVARIMMPASYVRLSAGREQMSEQTQAMCFMAGANAIFYGCKLLTTPNPKEDKDLALFLKLGLNPQQTATEYGDNQQQQWLAEQLINADSEQFYNAAV encoded by the coding sequence ATGGCTGACCGCATTTACTGGACGCTTGAGCAAGTGCAAGACTTATTTAATAAACCTTTTCTGGAACTGATGTTTGAAGCGCAGCAGGTCCACCGCCTGCATTTTGACCCCCGTCAGGTGCAGGTAAGCACGCTACTGTCGATAAAAACCGGCGCCTGCCCTGAAGACTGCAAGTATTGCCCGCAAAGTTCCCGCTATCGTACCGGGATTGACACCGAACGTCTGATGCAGGTTGAACAGGTGCTGGAGTCGGCCCGTCAGGCGAAAGCGGCAGGATCGACGCGTTTTTGTATGGGCGCAGCGTGGAAAAATCCGCACGAGCGCGATATGCCGTATCTGGAACAGATGGTAAAAGGCGTCAAAGAGATGGGGATGGAAACCTGCATGACGCTGGGAACGCTGCATAACGATCAGGCCGAGCGTCTGGCCTCTGCCGGGCTGGATTTCTATAACCATAACCTCGATACCTCGCCGGAGTTTTACGGCAGTATCATCACGACTCGTACCTACCAGGAACGTCTGGATACGCTGGATAAAGTGCGCGGGGCGGGCATTAAAGTCTGTTCCGGCGGCATCGTTGGATTGGGGGAAACCGTACGCGATCGCGCCGGTCTGTTGGTGCAGTTGGCTAACTTGCCGACGCCGCCGGAAAGCGTGCCGATCAACATGCTGGTTAAGGTGAAAGGAACGCCGCTGGCGGAGAATGAGGACGTCGATCCGTTTGATTTCATCCGTACGATTGCCGTGGCGCGTATCATGATGCCGGCTTCCTATGTGCGTTTGTCCGCCGGACGCGAGCAGATGAGTGAACAAACGCAGGCGATGTGTTTTATGGCCGGTGCGAACGCTATTTTCTACGGTTGCAAGCTGTTAACGACGCCAAATCCGAAAGAAGACAAAGATCTGGCGCTGTTCCTCAAGTTAGGTTTGAACCCGCAGCAGACGGCGACCGAATACGGAGATAA